In Zobellia roscoffensis, the following are encoded in one genomic region:
- a CDS encoding sulfatase-like hydrolase/transferase has product MKNINYKIVFTFLGCLLISTLSRAQEKPNIILLYADDISARELPIYGSTVWSPPKGGNTSNMQYRAETPILNELAEEGCYIKTAWAATVCGPSRAMMMTGRYAHLHKWWHNKDKGKAPNGKGVWNLYDSSPHSIANVAKAGGYATFWAGKTQMEIEGFQFDEGCFTPGEGSYNTAIHTTDFRLETRKVDGQKKIFNADTNKEIYKKSYVQSGWYWKPHVQLMNHPGTNKKLVWWPNTKEAENDFGLNTFGPDVELDYIFEFMERKQKEKEPFFIYHTSHLGHDAWDFLNPNSGNKWPGTPKISWDGNKYTRVTPNVTGDNGVYDTHETVTESGIHNHVNYLDYQVWQYMNKLKELGIENNTIFIFCADNGTSGYGKSSPVSQKGTHVPLIIYAPSMNLTKKGMQDVLANMSDMLPTIADVAHVEIPDSYEINGESLIPFLTTDKTTHREWIYGYHKETQIIRGNLVLKDGNNVWYDVSETPYDLISFPKIKDWSQVSVAHRKERDKLLKTIPTFNLHETQHDAPTNGIVKINPLKKIK; this is encoded by the coding sequence ATGAAAAACATAAACTATAAAATTGTATTTACCTTTCTTGGGTGCCTTCTCATTTCCACGCTAAGCAGGGCCCAAGAAAAGCCAAATATTATTCTCTTATATGCCGATGATATCAGTGCCCGTGAACTGCCCATTTACGGCTCTACGGTTTGGAGCCCTCCAAAGGGAGGTAATACCTCAAATATGCAATACCGTGCAGAAACACCGATATTGAACGAACTTGCTGAAGAAGGTTGTTATATTAAAACAGCCTGGGCAGCTACGGTTTGCGGACCAAGTAGGGCTATGATGATGACAGGCAGGTATGCGCATTTACACAAATGGTGGCATAATAAAGACAAAGGTAAAGCTCCCAACGGCAAAGGCGTTTGGAACTTATATGACAGTTCACCACATTCCATCGCCAATGTGGCCAAAGCAGGTGGCTATGCTACATTTTGGGCCGGAAAAACACAAATGGAGATTGAAGGATTTCAGTTTGATGAAGGATGTTTTACTCCTGGTGAAGGCTCTTACAATACAGCTATCCACACCACAGATTTTAGACTTGAAACCCGAAAAGTAGATGGACAAAAGAAAATCTTTAATGCAGATACGAATAAGGAAATCTATAAGAAAAGCTACGTGCAATCTGGTTGGTACTGGAAACCACATGTACAGCTCATGAACCATCCTGGAACCAACAAAAAATTAGTTTGGTGGCCAAATACAAAAGAAGCCGAGAACGATTTTGGGCTAAACACTTTTGGTCCTGATGTAGAATTGGATTACATCTTTGAGTTCATGGAAAGGAAACAAAAAGAAAAGGAACCTTTCTTTATATACCATACCAGTCACTTAGGTCACGACGCATGGGATTTTCTCAATCCCAATTCCGGAAACAAATGGCCAGGCACTCCAAAAATTAGTTGGGATGGTAATAAATATACTCGTGTTACACCCAATGTTACGGGAGATAATGGCGTATATGACACACACGAAACTGTAACAGAAAGTGGTATTCATAACCACGTTAATTATCTAGATTATCAGGTTTGGCAGTACATGAACAAACTTAAAGAGCTAGGTATTGAGAACAACACCATTTTCATTTTCTGTGCGGACAATGGTACTAGTGGTTACGGAAAATCAAGTCCCGTTTCTCAGAAAGGAACCCATGTTCCACTTATAATCTATGCTCCCAGTATGAACCTAACCAAAAAAGGAATGCAAGATGTGCTCGCAAATATGTCGGATATGCTTCCTACCATTGCTGATGTTGCCCATGTAGAAATACCTGATAGCTATGAAATCAATGGTGAAAGTTTAATCCCTTTTTTAACTACGGATAAAACAACTCATCGGGAGTGGATTTACGGCTATCATAAAGAAACCCAAATTATAAGGGGGAACCTCGTCCTTAAAGATGGAAACAATGTTTGGTATGATGTGAGCGAAACTCCTTATGACCTTATTAGCTTTCCTAAAATAAAGGATTGGAGCCAAGTTTCTGTAGCACATAGAAAAGAACGCGATAAGCTATTAAAAACTATTCCTACTTTTAATCTTCATGAAACCCAACATGATGCTCCTACAAATGGTATAGTAAAAATTAACCCACTTAAAAAAATAAAATAA